The region CGATTTGGAATGGTTTAAATTAGTTGAGGAAGATAATTTATCTATAAAAACTGTTTCTTTGGTTTTAGAATCAAAATTAGATAGCTATGATTTTGATGAATTTAAATTGGATTTCACCAAATTTATAGAAGAAAAAAATGCTACTAAAGTTTTTGTAACTTTAAATAAATCTATTAAAGAAAAAGTGAAATTTATCCAAAAATTAATAGATGATAATATCTTTTTTTCACTAAATGACAATTTATATTTAATAATTTATTGTCAGAGTGAAAATGGTGAATTTTTATTAAAAGAATTTTAAAAACAATAATTTAATTTTCCTACGAGGTTTTTTTTACTTTGTAGGAAAAAATTATTTCTCTTTTCTATTTCTAATGATATCCATTTTTTTGGCACGAGCTTTCCAAGATTTTCTTGCATGCGCTTGTAAATCTTCAACAGAGTCGCTTTCGTCCATAATTTCTAAACCAAGCAAAGTTTCTATAACGTCTTCTTGAGAAACGAGTCCGCTTACAGATCCATATTCATCTACAACCAAGGCAATATGTTCTTTTTCTTTAATTAATTGATCAAATAAATCAGGAATTGATGAATCTCTATCGGTAATGATGATATCTCTTTTAATAGAGGCTAAAGTATCCTCTCCTTTTCCGTTAATAATAGCTTCTAAGAGATTATTCTTTAAAAAATAACCCGTTACTTCGTCAGGGTTTTCATTAAAAACGGGAATTCTAGAAAAACGCAAGTTTTTATGTTCATTATAAAAAGAGGCTATGGTTTGGCTTTCATCAGCAATTTCTAAAATGATTCGTGGCGTCATGACATCATTTACTTTTATCTTCTTAAAACCTAAAAGATTTCTAATTACCTTACTTTCGTTTTCTTTAAAAACACCATCTTTCTCAGCCATTTCTGTCATCACCAAAAAGCCTTCTCTACTTAAAACACTTCCATGACCTTTGCCACCAATCAATTTTGTAGTTAATTGTAAAATCCATAAAATACCCGTGTATTTTAACGGAAAAATCATCAATTTTAAAGTTGTTGCTGTAAAATTAGCTAACTGTTTCCAATACGTTGCGCCAATTGTTTTAGGTATAATTTCTGATGCTACTAAAATTAAAATAGTCATCACAGTAGATACGATACCCACCATGACATCTTCTGTAATTTTAATTCCTAAAATACTTTTTTCAACGATTCCGTACATTTCTGCGTAGGCAATTTTTGCTTGAACACCCACTAAAATTGCACCCACGGTATGTGCAATTGTATTGATCGTTAAAATAGCAATTAAAGGTTTGTCTACATCTCTTTTTAAAATCTCTAATTCGGTTGCATACTCAAGTCCTTCATTTTTTTTAAGATTGATAAAAGTAGGTGTTATACTCAATAACACAGCTTCTAAAATAGAACACAAAAATGAAAAAAATATAGAAACGATTGCGTAAATTATTAATATTGTCATTAACAGAATTTTAGAATGTAAAAATACGGAAAATAAAAAACCTCAAAAGTTTCTTGAGGTTTATAAAATATTATTTTTTAAGTTTTTTTAGAGTGAGTAACTGACACCAAATAACCAATAAGATTGTATTTTGTTGTCTATAGAACCAAAATTAGCCGTTGTATCTGTAATTAAAGCATTGTTTAAAGCTTCTTGTTTGTTGTTACGTAAACCAAAATCGAAACCCAAACCTATTCCTTTCCATAGTTTGTAACCAAAAGAATTCGTCCAGTTCCAGTTGTTTAAGTTAGAGTCTTTATAACTTTGAAACATAGAAAAATTTGATTTTATACTTATTTTATGATGCGTTGCTGTATAATCAGCCACTAATTTAGCACCTGGAGAAGAAGTAAAAATACTTTTACCCCTACTAAAAATGGCATTGTAGTTACCAGGATGCATTACAACGACTAATCTACTGGTTGGTGTCCAGGTAAAACCAACACCAAAATCTAAAAAACCTGGGTTATTAAAGTTATCTATTAGCGTGGTTCGGTATTCGCCTAAAGCAGAAAGCTCCCATTTTTTATTCAATCTTCTACCATACAAAGAAGTTAGTGTAAATACATCTGTTGCTGTTTCAAAATCTTCATCACCAGTTTTAGATTCATCATCTAGTTTAACCCAGCCAAGATTGATAGCTCCTGAGTTTCTCCAAAAGAATTTTTCTTCAATTAAATTAGCAAAAGCATTTACAGAAACACCAATGTTTCCTGCAGATGCATTGGGGGCTGTTCTAGAGTACCAATTGTTAAAACCAGATAAACTTGCGCCTATAGTTCCAAAAGCACCTTTTTTCCAACCCGGAAGCGCATCTATTTTTTTCTGCAAAGCTTTTACTTCACCTTGTAATTTTGCAATTGCTTCTTTTTTAGGAGCTTGTTCTTTTTTTAATTCTTCTGCTGTTTGCGCTTTTGCAGAATAGCCAATACATATCAATACAATTAAAATTAATAGTTTTTTCATTTGATGTTGATGTTTTATTAAAGTATGTAAAAATACACTTTTGTAATTAAGACAACAATATTATTGATACGTCACTTTTTCATGGAAACTATAATTAAGTCCCATACCAAATAGTTGTCTAAATTGAAGGTGGCTAGAAGAGTCATCATCAAAAATTGCATGGAAAGTCATGTGCATTTTAATATGATCATTTACTTTAAAACGTATGTTTGTTTGGTAATCGGTATCTACATTCCCTACGTTTGCTAAATAATCGGTGTATAGGGTAAGGATATTTTCCATTTCTATATTCTCCATGAGGCTAAACTTGTAATAAGAAGATAAGTTAAAACCCAAACTAAAAGCAGTATTTTTGCCTTCTTCAACACCAAATTTACCAGAAAAAAAGTCGTTTACTAACGTATATCTTGCCGTTGCAGGAGCAATATTGACATTTAAATTATCAGATTTTTTCCACAACATACCTGGTCCAAATGTTAAATATGCAGGAGAAAAGAAATTTGAAACGGATACTTTTGGGTCTTTTCTATAATCAAAACCTTCCGTATATTGAGTTCTAAAATTAGCAATAAATGAAAAAAACCAATAGGTTGAAGTTTTGTAACCAAATAAAGAATTTAGTTCAAAACGATCATCTGTTTTTCTTAATCCATTTTCACTTAAATGACTTAAGCCATATCCAGAAATTAATCTAGTATCCCAGTTAACATTGTTTTTTTTATAATTAAAATCGTAGTTTATATTGATGTTTCCGGCAACAGTGTTCTCTCCCCCAGAAGCCCAATTAGAAAAAGAAGATTGGTTAAAGATAAAAGCGAATCTACCATGAATTTTCCATTTTGGTTTTGGTAATGTATCATTTTTCTTTTGTGAAGAAACGCTAAAAGAAAGTAAAATAAAAAAAAGGAGGACTGTTTTCTTCAAAAAGTTACAATTTTATGAAGTCAAAAATAAGATTATCTGCTTAAAATTAAAATTATTTTTTTGCTTTGTATAAAGGTACTGTAGAGCAAGCTTCACCAAACATAATAGATTTAGCAATAGGTTGCAGTTTTTCTATAAGAAAGGCATAGGCACTATTGGGTATTGGTTTTTCTGCACAACCTTTAATGATTACGGGTTTGTTTGTAAAATCTCTAAAGTCTATGAACCCCATTAATTCTTGATAAATAACAGTTTCTAATAATTCTAAATTACCAATAACAACTTTTTTGGCAAAAGGAATTAATTCTGCTGTAATTAACATAAATGCCCAAGAAGGTATAATGGCATCTACAGAGCAAGTAACGGCAACAAATGTATTTTTATATTGAGACCAATCATGATTTTTAACAGATAATCTAAAATCTTTTTCCTTCAGAATAATTTCATGAAACAGCCAATCTTTAATATCAAACAAAATTCTTGATCCTTCAGGATAAATTTCTTCTAAATCAAAAGTTTTAAGCGGACTTTTGTTTACTCTATTTACAATTTCTTCTTGCATTTTTTTGAGGTCTTAAAGTTTATAGCATTAAATTAAAAAAAATATTAAAATTAAAAAGTATCATTATAAATAATCTTATTAAATAAATAGACTTGTCGAAGTAGTATAGGTAAAAATCTTCGACAGGTTCTAACTGAAAAATATTCAGTAAATTATTGTTATCAAAACTTCAAAAAACAAGAATATATATTACTTAATTTTCTAGTTTTAATACTAAAGCATTCCCAATTCTAACTTCGCTTCCTCGCTCATCATTTCTGATGTCCAAGTGGGGTCGAAGGTAATTTCTACTTCACACTCTTTAATTTCTTTTAAAGACTTTACTTTGTCTTCTACATCTCTTGGCAAACTTTCTGCAACAGGGCAGTTAGGCGATGTTAATGTCATTAATATTTTTGCATTATTTTCTTCGGATACAAAAACATCGTAAATTAATCCTAATTCGTAAATATCTACAGGGATTTCAGGATCATAAATAGTTTTTAAAACACGTATAATTTTATCACCAATTTCATCTAATTCTTTATCTGTCATTTTAATTTGCTAATTTAGTTTGTTGTGCAATTGCATACATTTTTATTTGTTTTACCATAGAAACCAAACCATTTGCTCTGGTTGGAGATAAATGTTCTTTTAGACCTATTTCATCAATAAAAGTAGTTTCTGCGGTTAAAATATCATTAGGTTTCTGACCAGAATATACTCGCAATAATAATGCCGCAATTCCTTTTGTTAAAATAGCATCACTATCTGCTGTATATTTAATGACATCATTTTCTAATTCAGAGAATAGCCAAACCTTCGATTGGCAACCCTTAATTAAATTTTCATCTAATTTATACTGATCTTCTATAATAGGTAGAGATTTACCAAGTTCTATAATATATTCATAACGATCCATCCAATCATCAAACATAGAAAACTCATCAATAATTTCTTCTTGTATTTCTTTGATAGTCATTTTTAAAACTTATTTTTGCGGTATTGTAAACACCTTTTTTATAAAGGTGCAAAAATACGAAAAAAAGCATGAACGGTGCTTTTTTAATTAGAAAGTAAATAGTTATTAACATATTAAATTCCTTTCCGAACCTTTCTTAAAAAGGGTTAAAATGGGAAGTTTAAGAAGGGCTTATGAGTAAATTATTAGCAGTTGGTACTGTAGCATTTGACGCAATTGAAACTCCTTTTGGTAAAACAGATAAAATTCTTGGAGGTTCCGGAACTTTTGTAGGTTTGGCTTCAAGTCAGTTTGGTGTAAAAACTGGAGTTGTTTCTGTGGTTGGTGGAGATTTTCCACAATCGTATTTGGATATGATGAATACCAGAGGAATCAATACAGATGGTGTTGAAATTATTAAAGAAGGAAAAACATTTTTCTGGAGTGGTAAATATCATAATGATATGAATTCCCGAGATACTTTAATTACAGAGTTAAATGTACTAGAGAATTTTAAACCTTTAGTTCCCGAAGATTTTAAAGACGCTAGTATCGTAATGTTAGGTAATTTACATCCTTTAGTACAGGCATCTGTATTAGACCAAATGAAAGAAAGACCAAAGTTAGTTGTTTTAGATACGATGAACTTCTGGATGGATATTGCTTTGGCTGATTTGCACACCATTTTAAAAAGAGTGGATGTTATTACGATTAATGACGAAGAAGCTCGCCAATTATCAGGAGAATATTCTTTGGTAAACGCAGCAAAGAAAATTCATGAAATGGGTCCGAAATATGTGGTGATAAAAAAAGGGGAACACGGCGCTTTATTATTCAATGAGGGTAATATGTTTTTTGCACCGGCATTGCCTTTGGCAGAGGTTTTTGATCCAACGGGAGCAGGAGATACGTTTGCAGGTGGTTTTTGTGGTTATTTAGCCATGACTAACAATGTTTCTTTTGAAAACATGAAAAATGCCATTATTTACGGTTCTAATTTGGCTTCGTTTTGTGTAGAAAAATTTGGCACAGAACGCATGCAAGAATTAACGGCAGATGAAGTTAGAATACGCTTGCAGTCTTTTAAAGAACTAACACAATTTGATATAGAAATCTCATAAAAAAAAATCCGCGTTTAAACTCGCGGATTTTTTATTGCATATATAATGATACAAAATGGTAAACTTTACTTTCCTAATCTAAATGGTTTACGGTTTATTGCGGCATTTTTTGTTATTATCAATCATACAGAACAATTAAAGGTTTTCTTTAAAGTAGGTACTGGAGTTGTTAGCGATTTTGCAAAAAATATTGGAAAATTGGGTGTAATGCTATTTTTTGTTTTAAGCGGATTTTTAATTACGTATTTGTTATTATCAGAAGAACGATTAACCGGAGTTATAAATACCAAAAAATTCTATTTTAGAAGGTTTTTAAGAATATTACCGCTCTATTTTTTTGTGGTAGTTTTGGTTTTTTTTGTAATTCAGAATTTTTCTTTCTGGGATATTCCAGGTTTAAAAGACCCAATTGATACTAATTTTGTGCCCATAATTTTTTTACATATTTTTTTAGTTCCTAATATGGCAACTGCTATTTACGGATTTATACCTTATATAGCACAAGCTTGGTCTATAGGCACAGAAGAACAATCTTACTTAATTTGGCCACTTTTACTTAAAAAATTTAAAGCGAACAGAATGTTTTTAATGATTGGCATTATCATATTTCATTTTTTGGTAACAGTTTTGTTATCTAATAAGTTGAATTTGCCAATTCCCTATAAAGAAATAATTCATAAGTTTTGGTTTCATTTTAATATTGATGTTATTGCAATTGGTAGTATTTTTGCAATAGTATTACTAGCTAAAAATAAGATTTTGAAATTTATTTTAAATACAAAATTCTTTTATGCTACAGTACTTTTAACGGTTTTGCTTTTACTTTTGGCTATAAGAATACCCTATTTTCATTATCAATTCTACTCTGTGCTATTTGGTATTGTTATTCTCAATTTGGCTGCCAATAAAAAATTGAAAAACGTTTTGGAGTGTAAGGTATTTAATTATTTAGGAAAAATTTCTTACGGAATTTACATGTATCATTTTATTGTTTTAATTCCTGTTTTAGTGTTTGTTTCTTATCTAAATATAAACAACAATATTATAATCTATTTTTTAATACTATCAATTACAATAGCAATATCATCAATTTCATATCATTATTTTGAAAATTATTTCTTGAAAAAGAAATCTAAATTTTCAATCATAAAAAGTGGTGAGAAATAATTTTATGAAATTAAAAACAACTATCTAAAATGAGTGATTCAATAAAACACGAATGCGGAATTGCATTGGTTAGGTTAAAAAAACCATTACAGTTTTATAAAGAGAAATATGGTTCTGCTTTTTACGGAATTAATAAAATGTATCTATTAATGGAAAAGCAGCACAATCGTGGACAAGATGGCGCTGGTTTTGCAAGTATAAAATTTAATGTATCACCAGGTACAAGATACATTAGTAGAGTGCGTTCTAATCAATCCCAGCCTATACAAGATATTTTTGCACAAATTAATGGTCGCTTAAATGGTGTGCTTGAGCAAAATCCAGATAAAAAAGATGATGTGCAATGGCAAGAAGAAAATATGCCTTATGTAGGAAATCTGTTTTTAGGGCATGTGCGTTACGGAACTTTTGGTAAGAACTCCATAGAAAGTGTGCATCCATTTTTACGCCAAAGTAATTGGAAACATCAAAACCTAATTGTTGCGGGTAACTTTAATATGACGAATTCTAAACAAATGCTAGAAGAATTGGTTGAGTTAGGTCAGCACCCAAAAGAGTCTACCGATACGGTAACGGTTATGGAGAAAATTGGTCATTTTTTAGAAGATGAAGTATCTAAATTGTATCAACAAGCAAAGAAAAAAGGCTTTAATAAAAAAGATGCATCCCCATATATTGAAAAAAATTTAAGTCTTAAAAAAGTATTAAAAAGATCGTCTAAAAACTGGGATGGTGGCTATGCAATGGCGGGCTTAGTAGGCCATGGAGATGCTTTTGTGTTGAGAGATCCTAACGGAATTAGACCTACGTTTTTTTATGAAGATGAAGAAGTTGTTGTGGTAGCTTCCGAAAGACCCGTTATACAAACTGTTTTTAATGTAAAGATAGAAGATGTGCAGGAATTAGAAAGAGGCCATGCACTAATCATTAAAAGAAGTGGGAAAACCTCTATTAAAAAAGTGATAGAGCCAAGAGAAAATAAAGCCTGTTCTTTTGAACGAATTTATTTTTCTAGAGGAAGTGATGCAAGTATTTATGAAGAGCGAAAAAATTTAGGAAAATTTGTATTTCCAAAAATTTTAAAGTCCATTGATTCTGATATTTCAAATACGGTTTTTTCTTATATTCCGAATACAGCAGAAACTTCTTTTTATGGAATGACAGAGGCTGCGGAAGATTTGTTAAATCAACAAAAAACTAAAAAAATTCTTGAGGGAGGAAAAAAATTATCGTCAGAAAAAGTAACAGAAATTTTATCTGAAAGACCACGTTTTGAAAAAATAGCCATAAAAGATGCCAAATTAAGAACTTTTATTGCTGATGATAGTTCTAGAGATGATTTGGTAGAACATGTTTATGATATTACGTACGGCGTTGTAAAGCCCACTGATAATTTAGTAATTATTGACGATAGTATTGTACGCGGAACAACACTCAAAAAAAGTATTATAAGAATTTTAGACAGATTAAGTCCTAAAAAAATTGTAGTGGTTTCTTCTGCGCCACAAATTAGGTATCCGGATTGTTACGGAATTGATATGGCTAGAATTGATGCATTTATTGCATTTAAAGCAGCATTAGCGTTGCTAAAAGACCATAACAAATACCATATTGTAGAAGATGTTTACAAAAAGTGTATTGAGCAACAGACAAAACCCGATACAGAAATTATAAATCATGTAAAAGAAATTTATAGTTCGTTTACACCAGAAGAAATTTCTGCTAAAATTGCATCAATGTTAAAAACGGAAGATATAAAAGCGGAGGTAGAAGTTATTTATCAATCTATAGAAGGGTTGCACAAAGCGTGCCCAGATAATTTAGGAGATTGGTATTTTACAGGAAATTATCCAACTCCTGGAGGTCATAGAGTGGTAAATCAGGCTTTTATAAACTTCTTCGAAGGAAATATGAAAAGAGCATATTAATAAAAAACTAGAATTGGTATTAGATACATGGCATCCAAAATCTAAATGACTATCAAACGGTTTTTTAAAATTAGCAATAAAAAAAAGCATCCAAATTTTTGGATGCTTTTTTTTATCAACTCATGTTTTAAAGTATGAGTAAAATACTAAAAAAGGCTGCGCCTTTATTTTGCGTCTGCATATCTTCTTTCAACTTCATTCCAGTTAATTACTTTAAAGAAAGCATCAATATAATCGGGTCTTCTGTTTTGGTAGTTTAAGTAGTAAGCATGTTCCCAAACATCCAATCCTAAAATAGGAGTTCCTCCACAAGTTACACCTGGCATTAATGGATTGTCTTGATTTGGCGTAGAACAAACTTCAACTTTTCCTCCTGGAAGCACACATAACCAAGCCCAACCAGAACCAAATTGTGTTGCAGCAGCTTTAGAAAAAACTTCAATAAAAGCATCCTTAGAACCAAAAGCAGCTTCAATAGCATCTTTTAATTCACCAGATAAATATCCTCTATCTTCAGGGTTCATTACTGTCCAAAATAATGAGTGGTTGTAAAAGCCTCCTCCATTATTTCTAACAGCACCATTACTCATATCTAAATTAGCAAGGATATCTTCTATAGATTTTCCTTCTAATTCGGTACCTTCAATAGCAGCATTTAACTTTGTTGTATATCCGTTATGATGTTTTGTATGGTGTATTTCCATAGTTCTAGCATCTATATTTGGTTCTAATGCATCGTATGCATATCCTAATTCTGGTAATTCAAAAGCCATAATTGTATATTTTTTTTTGATTAAATTTAAACTTGTCTTACAAAATTAACAATTTAAAAATGTTTTAACAAGCAGATTACGTTTTGATAATTGATAGTGATATAAAGAGGCTTTATTCCCCGTATTTTTGCATAAATTCTTCTAATTCTTCAACCATGTTAATACTACCACAAATAAATGGCACTCTTTGGTGTAATTCGGTAGGCTCTACATCCATGGTTCTTGTATACCCATCAGAAGATTTACCATTAGCTTGTTCTGCTATAAAAGCCATTGGGTTGCACTCATACAACAAACGTAATTTTCCCTGTGGATTTCTAGAGCCTTTTGGATACATATAAATACCACCTTTAATCATATTTCTATGAAAATCTGAAACTAAAGAGCCAATATATCTGCTTGTATAAGGTCTGTCTCCTTCTTCTTCTTGACAGTATTTAATGTATTTTTTAACACCTAAAGGAAAATCCATATAATTTCCTTCATTTACAGAATACATCGTTCCGTCTTCTGGAAATTCCATATTAGGATGTGATAAATAAAAAGTACCAATTGCTGGGTTTAACGTAAACCCATTTACGCCATCCCCGGTCGTATATACAATCATTGTAGAGGTACCATAAACCACATAACCTGCTGCAACTTGTTCGCTTCCTTTTTGTAAAAAATCTTTTAATTGAACTGGGCTGCCAAGGGGAGTTACCCTTCTGTAAATAGAAAAAATAGTTCCTACCGAAACGTTTACATCAATATTAGAAGAGCCATCTAAAGGGTCAATTAAAACGATATATTTATTTTGATGATTTTCATCGTTACTATTAATGCTTATAAAACTATCTTCTTCTTCACTAGCAATACCGCATACAATATTTCTTCTGGTTAATGTTTGAATAAATTTGTCATTGGCATACACATCTAATTTTTGTTGATTTTCACCTTGTATATTCATGTCACCAGCAGCACCAATAATATCAACTAAACCTGCTTTATTTACTTCGTGATTTACCACTTTTGCTGCCAATCTTATCGAGTTTAATAAACTCGATAATTCTCCAGAACTGTATTTAAAAGAATGTTGATTTTCAATAATAAATTCACCTAAAGTTTGTTTTTGTCCAGTCATTTTTATTTTGATTAAGTTGATTTTACAAAGATGCTAAATTTTTTTTACTAAATCGTTTTCGTAAAGATGCTTTTTCTGTAAAAGAACCCCTGTGTTTTTAGGAAAATTATAAATTTTTAACAAATTACAATTAACTGTGTAAAATCTTTAAATATTTTTGGGCGATATCAAATAAACTATCTTTGCGCAAAATTTAAATACAATGGGTTTTATCATAAGAAAAGGAACAGCAAAAGACATGGAATCTGCACTTGATTTAATTACAGAATTAGCTGTTTTTGAAAAGGAACCAGATGCTGTAGAAATTACGGTAGATGACTTAATAAAAGATGGTTTTTCAGAGAACCCGAAGTTCAATATTTTTGTTGCTGAAGAAGAAAACTCAATTATTGGAATTGCGCTATTCTATGAGCGCTATTCTACTTGGAAAGGTAAAACGATTCATTTAGAAGATTTAATGGTTACAGAAAGCAAACGAAAACTAGGCGCAGGAAAAGCCTTGTATACCGCCGTTTTAAAATATGCTTTTGACAACAATTTTAACAGAGTTGCTTGGGAGGTAATCGATTGGAATACCAACGCAATAGATTTTTATAAAAGTACGGGAGCTACGTATTTAAATGATTGGTCTGTGGTGCAGATGAACAAAGAGAATTTAGCCAAATTCATTCAAAATAGTTAAGAAAAATGTCATTTTAACTAATTTCGAGTTTCTAAAAATTGTATCAATAACTTTTTGAAATAATTAGGGAAGCATCAATATTTAATTTAAAATAATAAAATTTAAAATGAAGATTTTTAAATTTGGTGGCGCCTCTGTACAAGATGCGGAAGGAGTAAAAAAGGTTGCTAGCATTATAAAAAATGAGGGAGCAAAAGACACTTTAGTGGTTGTTTCTGCTATGGGAAAAATGACCAATGCTTTTGAAGAAGTAGTAGATGCCTATTATAACAAAAAAGAAAATTTACCCAATAAATTAACCTTTATAGAAGCGTATCATAAAAAAATTATGAATGCACTTTTTGATAAAGAAGATTTTATAT is a window of Polaribacter litorisediminis DNA encoding:
- a CDS encoding CNNM domain-containing protein, encoding MTILIIYAIVSIFFSFLCSILEAVLLSITPTFINLKKNEGLEYATELEILKRDVDKPLIAILTINTIAHTVGAILVGVQAKIAYAEMYGIVEKSILGIKITEDVMVGIVSTVMTILILVASEIIPKTIGATYWKQLANFTATTLKLMIFPLKYTGILWILQLTTKLIGGKGHGSVLSREGFLVMTEMAEKDGVFKENESKVIRNLLGFKKIKVNDVMTPRIILEIADESQTIASFYNEHKNLRFSRIPVFNENPDEVTGYFLKNNLLEAIINGKGEDTLASIKRDIIITDRDSSIPDLFDQLIKEKEHIALVVDEYGSVSGLVSQEDVIETLLGLEIMDESDSVEDLQAHARKSWKARAKKMDIIRNRKEK
- a CDS encoding DUF3078 domain-containing protein; protein product: MKKLLILIVLICIGYSAKAQTAEELKKEQAPKKEAIAKLQGEVKALQKKIDALPGWKKGAFGTIGASLSGFNNWYSRTAPNASAGNIGVSVNAFANLIEEKFFWRNSGAINLGWVKLDDESKTGDEDFETATDVFTLTSLYGRRLNKKWELSALGEYRTTLIDNFNNPGFLDFGVGFTWTPTSRLVVVMHPGNYNAIFSRGKSIFTSSPGAKLVADYTATHHKISIKSNFSMFQSYKDSNLNNWNWTNSFGYKLWKGIGLGFDFGLRNNKQEALNNALITDTTANFGSIDNKIQSYWLFGVSYSL
- a CDS encoding DUF3078 domain-containing protein, which translates into the protein MKKTVLLFFILLSFSVSSQKKNDTLPKPKWKIHGRFAFIFNQSSFSNWASGGENTVAGNININYDFNYKKNNVNWDTRLISGYGLSHLSENGLRKTDDRFELNSLFGYKTSTYWFFSFIANFRTQYTEGFDYRKDPKVSVSNFFSPAYLTFGPGMLWKKSDNLNVNIAPATARYTLVNDFFSGKFGVEEGKNTAFSLGFNLSSYYKFSLMENIEMENILTLYTDYLANVGNVDTDYQTNIRFKVNDHIKMHMTFHAIFDDDSSSHLQFRQLFGMGLNYSFHEKVTYQ
- a CDS encoding DUF2480 family protein; translated protein: MQEEIVNRVNKSPLKTFDLEEIYPEGSRILFDIKDWLFHEIILKEKDFRLSVKNHDWSQYKNTFVAVTCSVDAIIPSWAFMLITAELIPFAKKVVIGNLELLETVIYQELMGFIDFRDFTNKPVIIKGCAEKPIPNSAYAFLIEKLQPIAKSIMFGEACSTVPLYKAKK
- a CDS encoding DUF59 domain-containing protein, which produces MTDKELDEIGDKIIRVLKTIYDPEIPVDIYELGLIYDVFVSEENNAKILMTLTSPNCPVAESLPRDVEDKVKSLKEIKECEVEITFDPTWTSEMMSEEAKLELGML
- a CDS encoding SufE family protein, with translation MTIKEIQEEIIDEFSMFDDWMDRYEYIIELGKSLPIIEDQYKLDENLIKGCQSKVWLFSELENDVIKYTADSDAILTKGIAALLLRVYSGQKPNDILTAETTFIDEIGLKEHLSPTRANGLVSMVKQIKMYAIAQQTKLAN
- a CDS encoding PfkB family carbohydrate kinase, translating into MSKLLAVGTVAFDAIETPFGKTDKILGGSGTFVGLASSQFGVKTGVVSVVGGDFPQSYLDMMNTRGINTDGVEIIKEGKTFFWSGKYHNDMNSRDTLITELNVLENFKPLVPEDFKDASIVMLGNLHPLVQASVLDQMKERPKLVVLDTMNFWMDIALADLHTILKRVDVITINDEEARQLSGEYSLVNAAKKIHEMGPKYVVIKKGEHGALLFNEGNMFFAPALPLAEVFDPTGAGDTFAGGFCGYLAMTNNVSFENMKNAIIYGSNLASFCVEKFGTERMQELTADEVRIRLQSFKELTQFDIEIS
- a CDS encoding acyltransferase family protein; translated protein: MIQNGKLYFPNLNGLRFIAAFFVIINHTEQLKVFFKVGTGVVSDFAKNIGKLGVMLFFVLSGFLITYLLLSEERLTGVINTKKFYFRRFLRILPLYFFVVVLVFFVIQNFSFWDIPGLKDPIDTNFVPIIFLHIFLVPNMATAIYGFIPYIAQAWSIGTEEQSYLIWPLLLKKFKANRMFLMIGIIIFHFLVTVLLSNKLNLPIPYKEIIHKFWFHFNIDVIAIGSIFAIVLLAKNKILKFILNTKFFYATVLLTVLLLLLAIRIPYFHYQFYSVLFGIVILNLAANKKLKNVLECKVFNYLGKISYGIYMYHFIVLIPVLVFVSYLNINNNIIIYFLILSITIAISSISYHYFENYFLKKKSKFSIIKSGEK
- a CDS encoding amidophosphoribosyltransferase gives rise to the protein MSDSIKHECGIALVRLKKPLQFYKEKYGSAFYGINKMYLLMEKQHNRGQDGAGFASIKFNVSPGTRYISRVRSNQSQPIQDIFAQINGRLNGVLEQNPDKKDDVQWQEENMPYVGNLFLGHVRYGTFGKNSIESVHPFLRQSNWKHQNLIVAGNFNMTNSKQMLEELVELGQHPKESTDTVTVMEKIGHFLEDEVSKLYQQAKKKGFNKKDASPYIEKNLSLKKVLKRSSKNWDGGYAMAGLVGHGDAFVLRDPNGIRPTFFYEDEEVVVVASERPVIQTVFNVKIEDVQELERGHALIIKRSGKTSIKKVIEPRENKACSFERIYFSRGSDASIYEERKNLGKFVFPKILKSIDSDISNTVFSYIPNTAETSFYGMTEAAEDLLNQQKTKKILEGGKKLSSEKVTEILSERPRFEKIAIKDAKLRTFIADDSSRDDLVEHVYDITYGVVKPTDNLVIIDDSIVRGTTLKKSIIRILDRLSPKKIVVVSSAPQIRYPDCYGIDMARIDAFIAFKAALALLKDHNKYHIVEDVYKKCIEQQTKPDTEIINHVKEIYSSFTPEEISAKIASMLKTEDIKAEVEVIYQSIEGLHKACPDNLGDWYFTGNYPTPGGHRVVNQAFINFFEGNMKRAY
- a CDS encoding superoxide dismutase, coding for MAFELPELGYAYDALEPNIDARTMEIHHTKHHNGYTTKLNAAIEGTELEGKSIEDILANLDMSNGAVRNNGGGFYNHSLFWTVMNPEDRGYLSGELKDAIEAAFGSKDAFIEVFSKAAATQFGSGWAWLCVLPGGKVEVCSTPNQDNPLMPGVTCGGTPILGLDVWEHAYYLNYQNRRPDYIDAFFKVINWNEVERRYADAK
- the fbp gene encoding class 1 fructose-bisphosphatase; translated protein: MTGQKQTLGEFIIENQHSFKYSSGELSSLLNSIRLAAKVVNHEVNKAGLVDIIGAAGDMNIQGENQQKLDVYANDKFIQTLTRRNIVCGIASEEEDSFISINSNDENHQNKYIVLIDPLDGSSNIDVNVSVGTIFSIYRRVTPLGSPVQLKDFLQKGSEQVAAGYVVYGTSTMIVYTTGDGVNGFTLNPAIGTFYLSHPNMEFPEDGTMYSVNEGNYMDFPLGVKKYIKYCQEEEGDRPYTSRYIGSLVSDFHRNMIKGGIYMYPKGSRNPQGKLRLLYECNPMAFIAEQANGKSSDGYTRTMDVEPTELHQRVPFICGSINMVEELEEFMQKYGE